A part of Haliotis asinina isolate JCU_RB_2024 chromosome 10, JCU_Hal_asi_v2, whole genome shotgun sequence genomic DNA contains:
- the LOC137298419 gene encoding carbohydrate sulfotransferase 3-like isoform X1 yields MEGMTMVGTSRWFWLLSALGLTTLGITVIHLQHVTPTSKIFYIAPSRIYPNRTRLLISTYLRSGSTLTGAIIESSDDVFYVFEPLFMIYERWRHSKLPLRFFNRKSESFKSNINYEKMAINTLEGIWNCSFENVDLDTLTQFHMQESDTTKQYHKCLNTNPGVNGIVSCLPHLKELCQSKRINSQKVVRLPLRLLTPLMKKYPDLKIIHLVRDPRASIISQYVKLKYFPWNQLQKYTETFCARVHEDLQSTAKIARQYPGRIKLVRYETMAEHPLEITDQLYQFVDAKITKEVHKYVYDRTLSGKKDTNCVTCLIKSNASVAANKWRTSIGFRAAQTIDAKCGKVYILLGYKPVKTVLDLKNLTLSLKISDIKFAGMTV; encoded by the exons GGAATGACGATGGTCGGCACTTCAAGATGGTTCTGGTTGTTGAGTGCACTGGGTCTTACGACATTGGGTATAACTGTCATCCATCTTCAACATGTTACCCCTACCA GTAAGATCTTCTACATCGCCCCCTCACGGATCTACCCGAACCGCACCCGACTTCTCATATCTACGTATCTACGCAGCGGTTCTACGTTGACAGGGGCAATTATAGAGTCTAGTGACGACGTCTTCTATGTGTTTGAGCCTTTATTTATGATCTATGAAAGATGGCGACACTCCAAACTCCCGCTGAGATTCTTTAATCGGAAGTCAGA ATCCTTCAAGTCCAACATAAATTATGAAAAGATGGCCATTAACACTTTAGAGGGAATATGGAACTGTTCCTTTGAAAATGTAGATCTCGACACCCTAACGCAATTCCACATGCAGGAAAGCGATACAACAAAGCAATATCATAAGTGCTTGAATACCAACCCTGGTGTGAACGGTATCGTGTCCTGTTTACCTCATCTCAAAGAACTATGTCAATCGAAGCGTATTAATTCACAGAAAGTAGTCCGTTTGCCTTTGAGACTCTTGACTCCACTAATGAAGAAATACCCggatttgaaaataatacaccTTGTCCGTGATCCAAGAGCATCCATTATATCACAATATGTTAAGTTGAAATATTTCCCATGGAACCagttacaaaaatatacagaaacattCTGTGCGAGAGTCCATGAGGATTTACAATCCACAGCCAAGATAGCTAGGCAATACCCAGGACGGATAAAGCTAGTGCGATACGAAACTATGGCGGAACATCCGTTGGAAATAACTGACCAGCTGTATCAGTTTGTGGATGCAAAAATCACAAAGGAAGTGCATAAATATGTCTATGACCGGACACTGTCCGGCAAGAAAGACACAAATTGTGTGACTTGTTTGATCAAGTCAAATGCGTCCGTCGCGGCTAATAAATGGAGGACAAGTATAGGATTTCGGGCTGCACAGACTATAGATGCCAAATGTGGAAAAGTCTATATTCTTCTTGGTTATAAACCAGTGAAgacagttcttgatttgaaaaatCTCACTCTTTCTTTAAAAATAAGTGATATCAAATTCGCTGGAATGACAGTCTGA
- the LOC137298419 gene encoding carbohydrate sulfotransferase 3-like isoform X2, whose protein sequence is MTMVGTSRWFWLLSALGLTTLGITVIHLQHVTPTSKIFYIAPSRIYPNRTRLLISTYLRSGSTLTGAIIESSDDVFYVFEPLFMIYERWRHSKLPLRFFNRKSESFKSNINYEKMAINTLEGIWNCSFENVDLDTLTQFHMQESDTTKQYHKCLNTNPGVNGIVSCLPHLKELCQSKRINSQKVVRLPLRLLTPLMKKYPDLKIIHLVRDPRASIISQYVKLKYFPWNQLQKYTETFCARVHEDLQSTAKIARQYPGRIKLVRYETMAEHPLEITDQLYQFVDAKITKEVHKYVYDRTLSGKKDTNCVTCLIKSNASVAANKWRTSIGFRAAQTIDAKCGKVYILLGYKPVKTVLDLKNLTLSLKISDIKFAGMTV, encoded by the exons ATGACGATGGTCGGCACTTCAAGATGGTTCTGGTTGTTGAGTGCACTGGGTCTTACGACATTGGGTATAACTGTCATCCATCTTCAACATGTTACCCCTACCA GTAAGATCTTCTACATCGCCCCCTCACGGATCTACCCGAACCGCACCCGACTTCTCATATCTACGTATCTACGCAGCGGTTCTACGTTGACAGGGGCAATTATAGAGTCTAGTGACGACGTCTTCTATGTGTTTGAGCCTTTATTTATGATCTATGAAAGATGGCGACACTCCAAACTCCCGCTGAGATTCTTTAATCGGAAGTCAGA ATCCTTCAAGTCCAACATAAATTATGAAAAGATGGCCATTAACACTTTAGAGGGAATATGGAACTGTTCCTTTGAAAATGTAGATCTCGACACCCTAACGCAATTCCACATGCAGGAAAGCGATACAACAAAGCAATATCATAAGTGCTTGAATACCAACCCTGGTGTGAACGGTATCGTGTCCTGTTTACCTCATCTCAAAGAACTATGTCAATCGAAGCGTATTAATTCACAGAAAGTAGTCCGTTTGCCTTTGAGACTCTTGACTCCACTAATGAAGAAATACCCggatttgaaaataatacaccTTGTCCGTGATCCAAGAGCATCCATTATATCACAATATGTTAAGTTGAAATATTTCCCATGGAACCagttacaaaaatatacagaaacattCTGTGCGAGAGTCCATGAGGATTTACAATCCACAGCCAAGATAGCTAGGCAATACCCAGGACGGATAAAGCTAGTGCGATACGAAACTATGGCGGAACATCCGTTGGAAATAACTGACCAGCTGTATCAGTTTGTGGATGCAAAAATCACAAAGGAAGTGCATAAATATGTCTATGACCGGACACTGTCCGGCAAGAAAGACACAAATTGTGTGACTTGTTTGATCAAGTCAAATGCGTCCGTCGCGGCTAATAAATGGAGGACAAGTATAGGATTTCGGGCTGCACAGACTATAGATGCCAAATGTGGAAAAGTCTATATTCTTCTTGGTTATAAACCAGTGAAgacagttcttgatttgaaaaatCTCACTCTTTCTTTAAAAATAAGTGATATCAAATTCGCTGGAATGACAGTCTGA